The nucleotide window GGTGGAAGAGGACTTCCGCTATCCCGACGAGACCACCTACGTGTGCGCGCAGGTGGCGGAGGTAGAGGTGGACCCGGAGACCGGCGCCACCCGGGTCGAACGCATCGTCACCGCTCACGACGTGGGCACCGTCATCAACCCCATCATGCATCAGGGACAGATCGACGGCGGCGTCATCATGGGGCTGGGTCAGGCGGTGATGGAAGAGCTCACGCTGGACAACGGCAAGGTGGCCAACGCCAACCTGGGCGACTACAAGCTCCCGAGCATCCGCGACATCCCGCGGCTCGACACGGTGCTCGTGGACTCGGAGGGCGGCCTCGCGCCCCACGGCGGCAAGGCTATCGGCGAGTTCGCCAACAACAACCCCCCGGCTGCCATCGCCAATGCCGTGGCCGACGCCGTCGGCGTGCGCCTGTTCGAGATGCCGGTAACGGCGGAGAGAGTGTACCAAGGGCTCAAGGAGCGGGGCCGGAACCGGTAACCGCACTGCATTCTTGCGTCCTTAGCGTAGCGAAGCGAAGTCGAAGGGCCAGGTCGGATCGGCGAAGCGTAATCCGCCATGTACGGTGCAGGTTCAGGGTTACGCTACCGCTCAACACAACCTACAAAGGAGGAATCCATGCTGGAAGGCAAAGTGGTCGTGGTGACGGGCGGCGGCAAGGGCATCGGACGCCATGCCGCGCTGACGTTCGCACGGGAAAAGGCCAAGGTCGTGATCATCGACGTGAGCCAGGACTGGCTCGACAAGACCGGGCCCGAGTTGGGCGAGTTGACCGACGCCCTGGGCATCAACGCCGACGTGCGCGACGAGAACGCGGTGCGGCGCGCGTTCGAGCAAGTGGTCCACCGCTTCGGGCAGATCGACGTGCTGGTGAACGACGCCGCCATCGTGCCGCATTTCGCCTGGGGCATCCCGCGCTGGCCCATGATCCGCGACATGGACCTGTCCTTCTGGAACCGGGTCATCGAGACCAACCTGGGAGGCACGTTCCTGTGTTCGAAGCACGTGCTGGCGCACATGGAACCGCGGCGCTCCGGCCACATCATCAATCTCTACGGCGGCGGCGGAGTCTCGCCCGGCGGCGCCTGCGCCTACGTGGTCACCAAGGACGCCATCTGGACCTTCAGCCGCTACCTGGCGGAAGAGGTGCGGGAGTCCAACGTGTGCGTGGTGACGTTCTCGCCGCGGGTCCCCATCGTCACCGAAGGAGCCCCGGACGACGCCTTCACACGGCTCCCGACCCCGGAGATCCTGGGCCAGGGCTTCGTGCTGGCCGCCCAGGTGCCCATGGAAGACTCCGGACGGTGCTATTTCTACGAAGACGGCAAGCTCGTTCCCTCCAAGGACGGGAGGTACGAGTAGCGGGATGACGGGGCGGTTTCAAACCGGGCGAAATAAAAGGGAATTATTGGGAATTCGGCCAGCGAGAGACGATGACAAAGTCCGAACAGAAGAAACGTGCCGCAACCTTCGCGGCGATGCACGAAGGCAATGAACTTCTCGTCCTGCCCAATGCGTGGGACGCGATCAGTGCGTGTGTCCTGGTGGAAACAGGTTTCGCCGCCGTGGCGACCACCAGCGGCGGCTGTGCGTTCGCACTCGGATATCGCGACGGCGAGAACATCTCTTTGCGGGAGATGGCCGGTGCGGTGCGCCGTATCGCCAACGCCGTGCCCGTTCCGGTCTCGGCGGATATGGAAGCGGGTTACGGTCCCGCGCCGGAGAACGTAGCGGAAACGACCCGCCGGACCGTCGGAGCTGGCGCGGTCGGGATGAACATCGAGGACGGTGACAAGAGGAACCCGGGACATCTGATCGAGTTCGCGGTTGCGGTGGAACGCATCCGCGCGGCCCGCGCGGTCGCCGATTCGGCGGGCATTCCGATGGTCATCAATGCCCGCACCGACGGATTTCACCATGGTGACGGCGAGGACGTGTTTTCCGAGACGGTCCGCCGCGCCAACGCCTACCTGCAGGCCGGC belongs to Deltaproteobacteria bacterium and includes:
- a CDS encoding SDR family NAD(P)-dependent oxidoreductase, with amino-acid sequence MLEGKVVVVTGGGKGIGRHAALTFAREKAKVVIIDVSQDWLDKTGPELGELTDALGINADVRDENAVRRAFEQVVHRFGQIDVLVNDAAIVPHFAWGIPRWPMIRDMDLSFWNRVIETNLGGTFLCSKHVLAHMEPRRSGHIINLYGGGGVSPGGACAYVVTKDAIWTFSRYLAEEVRESNVCVVTFSPRVPIVTEGAPDDAFTRLPTPEILGQGFVLAAQVPMEDSGRCYFYEDGKLVPSKDGRYE
- a CDS encoding isocitrate lyase/phosphoenolpyruvate mutase family protein translates to MTKSEQKKRAATFAAMHEGNELLVLPNAWDAISACVLVETGFAAVATTSGGCAFALGYRDGENISLREMAGAVRRIANAVPVPVSADMEAGYGPAPENVAETTRRTVGAGAVGMNIEDGDKRNPGHLIEFAVAVERIRAARAVADSAGIPMVINARTDGFHHGDGEDVFSETVRRANAYLQAGARCAFVPFISDGALIGRLAAAIDGPMNVLAGANTPPVPKLRDLGVRRVTVGSNLA